A window of the Helianthus annuus cultivar XRQ/B chromosome 4, HanXRQr2.0-SUNRISE, whole genome shotgun sequence genome harbors these coding sequences:
- the LOC110933645 gene encoding alpha/beta-gliadin A-IV-like — MNQIEEPEDQNPLGPADHFPEYQNMDVDDDPDPEMPPSGTPTHPIILGPKDGNNAPAIDPYIEAANYNALYPGPFPATYPTRYPAYGYQYPPPPQPQQQQPPQPQIQQPQQQEILQRLHEVEQRVDEELRSRRGLLKGLASLIKGKKKSVTLNKN; from the exons ATGAACCAGATTGAAGAACCAGAGGACCAAAACCCTTTGGGACCAGCTGACCACTTTCCCGAGTACCAAAACATGGATGTGGACGATGATCCAGATCCTGAGATGCCGCCATCTGGGACGCCGACGCATCCCATAATATTAGGGCCGAAAGATGGA AACAATGCCCCTGCCATTGACCCGTACATAGAGGCAGCAAACTACAACGCTCTCTACCCTGGGCCCTTTCCAGCTACGTACCCAACTAGGTACCCTGCATATGGGTATCAATACCCACCGCCTCCTcaacctcagcagcagcaaccaccGCAACCTCAAATCCAGCAACCTCAACAGCAAGAGATCCTCCAAAGGTTGCACGAGGTGGAGCAAAGGGTAGACGAAGAGCTTAGGAGTCGTCGCGGTCTTCTAAAGGGTTTGGCAAGCCTCATTAAGGGGAAGAAGAAGAGTGTTACTTTAAACAAAAATTAA